One genomic segment of Gottschalkia acidurici 9a includes these proteins:
- a CDS encoding ABC transporter permease → MYFLKSIFNELKNTLKNRDIIVLLLLAPIALTLLFGGVYLNDYVEEVPIAVLDEDNSSMSRMIVQQFYENNRFDLKYYANTREELEELVEDGKAKMAVYIPKDLYKDILAGRSSEVMIALDGTNMIISNNAYSSAAEIIQTIGAGAQIKAISGKGMMPQVAQNTALAFKFTDRTVYDPRMTYMNYLILGYIAIFLQQVIVSGLGISVLKDMEKLKRENNIVQTIMDIMAKIIACGFYSLISIYASVYIVSNLFNVNIRGSMESMFILSIMFIIAISGPAIILAVMTGEKIKLAQISFMLSLPTFVSCGYVWPIDQMPEALVKGVKAIWPLIYFARPFDEVLFKGVPLEVMKGNLISMAKYAAFWLPVSILMLRLRKRTKEKPVEAN, encoded by the coding sequence TTGTACTTTCTTAAAAGTATTTTTAATGAATTGAAAAATACATTAAAGAACAGAGATATCATAGTACTCCTTCTGCTAGCACCTATAGCTCTAACTTTATTATTTGGAGGAGTATATTTAAATGATTATGTAGAAGAAGTGCCTATTGCAGTACTAGATGAGGACAATTCTAGTATGAGTAGAATGATAGTACAACAATTTTATGAAAATAATAGGTTTGACTTAAAGTACTATGCAAACACTAGAGAAGAACTAGAGGAACTTGTAGAAGACGGGAAAGCTAAAATGGCGGTATATATACCTAAAGATTTATATAAGGACATCTTAGCAGGCAGATCGTCAGAAGTTATGATAGCTTTAGATGGAACGAATATGATAATAAGTAACAATGCATATTCATCTGCAGCAGAAATAATACAAACCATAGGGGCAGGAGCGCAAATCAAAGCCATATCTGGAAAAGGTATGATGCCTCAAGTTGCACAAAATACTGCGTTAGCTTTTAAATTTACAGATAGGACAGTATATGATCCTAGAATGACATACATGAATTATCTTATTTTGGGCTATATAGCTATATTTCTTCAACAAGTTATAGTTTCAGGTTTGGGAATTTCGGTGTTAAAAGATATGGAAAAATTAAAGAGAGAAAATAACATAGTGCAGACAATAATGGACATTATGGCAAAGATAATAGCATGTGGATTCTATAGCCTTATATCTATATATGCATCAGTTTATATAGTATCGAATCTATTCAATGTAAATATAAGAGGAAGTATGGAATCCATGTTTATACTATCTATAATGTTTATTATTGCGATTAGTGGACCAGCAATTATATTGGCTGTTATGACTGGTGAAAAAATAAAGTTAGCTCAAATATCGTTTATGCTTTCTTTACCGACCTTTGTAAGTTGTGGTTATGTATGGCCTATAGATCAGATGCCAGAAGCACTTGTAAAAGGTGTGAAGGCTATTTGGCCCCTAATTTATTTTGCGAGACCTTTTGATGAAGTTCTATTTAAAGGAGTTCCTTTAGAAGTTATGAAAGGAAACTTAATTTCTATGGCCAAATATGCGGCGTTTTGGCTTCCAGTTTCAATTCTAATGCTTAGACTAAGGAAAAGAACTAAAGAAAAACCTGTTGAGGCTAATTAA
- a CDS encoding ABC transporter permease: protein MITSIFSTIKNEFCKLFRQKIIIVVILIIPILINFLLGYEFSNEQIQNVPMVVYDQDNSSLSRMIVQQFEENETFDVKYFVNDIEEMKELFNTSKARTGMVIPKDFSKDMLNLKSPTIMMIYDGSHMSIAGAAKAKASEILITLKTGTVIKLLQGKLNLPADVAQKIALSIKFTNRFMYNPTKSFRNFLNPGFGVAIVQTGIVLMGAVAIVEEEIEKKKEKIGYLIGKIIFYSLIGWISFVSSILIQSKFFNLPFRGQMSDAMKLSALMSLSVATFSIMVSTWIKNKLLATQINAVLFVPNTVIVGYTWPVMSMKESYQVVAEYFPFYHYVDNIRDMYLKGTSLSKMTQDIEWFYIFIAVTFSISLIGILRLKAPDKSIVSEEEEEEAIVLS, encoded by the coding sequence ATGATTACAAGCATTTTTTCTACAATAAAGAATGAATTTTGTAAGTTGTTTAGACAAAAAATAATTATTGTAGTGATTTTAATTATACCTATTTTAATAAATTTTCTTTTAGGATATGAATTCTCTAATGAACAGATACAAAACGTACCAATGGTTGTATATGACCAAGATAATTCCTCTTTAAGTAGGATGATAGTACAACAATTTGAAGAAAATGAAACTTTCGATGTTAAATATTTTGTAAATGATATTGAAGAAATGAAGGAACTTTTTAATACAAGCAAGGCAAGAACAGGAATGGTTATACCTAAAGATTTTAGTAAAGATATGCTAAATCTGAAGTCACCAACTATAATGATGATATATGATGGTAGTCATATGTCAATTGCTGGAGCGGCTAAGGCTAAGGCTAGTGAAATTCTGATAACATTAAAAACAGGGACTGTGATTAAGTTATTACAGGGAAAGTTAAATCTTCCAGCAGATGTGGCGCAAAAAATTGCACTGTCAATAAAATTTACAAATAGATTTATGTATAACCCTACAAAAAGTTTTAGAAATTTCTTAAATCCCGGATTTGGTGTGGCTATAGTTCAAACAGGAATAGTTTTAATGGGAGCTGTTGCCATTGTAGAAGAAGAGATAGAAAAGAAAAAAGAAAAAATAGGATACTTGATTGGAAAAATTATTTTTTACAGTCTTATAGGCTGGATATCATTTGTATCAAGCATATTAATACAATCTAAATTTTTTAATCTTCCATTTAGAGGACAAATGTCGGATGCCATGAAACTAAGTGCACTGATGTCTTTATCTGTTGCTACATTCTCTATTATGGTATCCACATGGATAAAAAACAAACTATTAGCTACACAAATTAATGCAGTATTATTTGTTCCTAATACTGTTATAGTAGGATATACGTGGCCAGTTATGTCTATGAAGGAGTCTTATCAGGTTGTAGCAGAGTACTTTCCATTTTATCATTATGTAGATAATATAAGGGATATGTATTTAAAAGGGACATCTCTTTCTAAGATGACACAGGATATTGAGTGGTTCTACATATTTATAGCAGTAACATTTAGTATTAGCTTGATTGGAATCTTAAGATTAAAGGCACCTGATAAATCTATAGTATCAGAAGAAGAGGAGGAGGAAGCTATTGTACTTTCTTAA
- a CDS encoding HlyD family secretion protein, with protein MKKNKLLSFVIISILLLNLLVGCTSKNKKEKVSSKPKVIETQGIIEAKEVSINSKLPGRIIKLAVEEGAEVKAGDVLVEISSDELKAKEEQAKAVIEAARSQVEAAKGQVQAANATLQKAENGARDQEIAQAQAQYDLMAKTYERVDALYEKGAVSAQKKDEVAAQLELSKQQLSMAQEGARSEDKSGAQALVVQAMAMEEAAKGKLEQAQAALQEVQAYLKDSKIVSPINGVVTMLNSQEGELVSTGMSIATVSDLSNTWVEVKVKETDLSKIKLNQELDVKIPTYSKEKFKGKVVRINQKPDFATKRSTNENGEFDILSYGVKIELENKDKVLRPGMTAFVQFK; from the coding sequence ATGAAAAAAAATAAGTTATTATCCTTTGTAATTATATCTATCCTACTTTTAAACTTACTGGTAGGATGTACAAGTAAAAATAAAAAAGAAAAAGTTTCAAGTAAGCCAAAAGTGATAGAAACGCAAGGTATTATTGAAGCCAAAGAAGTTAGTATAAATAGCAAACTCCCTGGTAGAATAATAAAACTTGCAGTAGAAGAAGGAGCAGAAGTAAAAGCTGGAGATGTACTTGTGGAGATTTCTAGTGATGAACTAAAAGCTAAAGAAGAGCAGGCAAAAGCAGTAATAGAAGCTGCGAGAAGTCAAGTCGAGGCTGCTAAAGGGCAAGTTCAAGCTGCAAATGCTACACTACAAAAAGCTGAAAATGGAGCAAGAGATCAAGAAATAGCACAGGCTCAGGCACAATATGATCTAATGGCGAAGACTTACGAAAGAGTAGATGCATTATATGAAAAAGGAGCGGTTTCTGCTCAGAAAAAGGATGAAGTTGCAGCACAGCTAGAGCTGTCAAAGCAACAATTAAGCATGGCACAAGAAGGAGCTAGAAGTGAAGATAAAAGTGGAGCTCAGGCTTTAGTAGTTCAAGCAATGGCAATGGAAGAAGCAGCTAAGGGCAAACTAGAGCAAGCACAAGCAGCTTTACAAGAAGTGCAGGCATATCTTAAAGATAGTAAAATAGTGTCACCAATTAATGGAGTAGTTACTATGTTAAACTCTCAAGAAGGAGAACTTGTATCTACTGGTATGTCTATAGCCACTGTATCAGACTTAAGTAATACTTGGGTTGAAGTTAAGGTTAAAGAAACTGATTTAAGTAAAATAAAATTAAATCAAGAATTAGATGTTAAAATTCCAACGTATTCAAAAGAAAAGTTTAAAGGAAAAGTAGTAAGAATAAATCAAAAACCTGACTTTGCTACTAAAAGATCTACAAATGAAAATGGAGAATTTGATATTTTATCATATGGTGTTAAAATCGAATTGGAAAACAAGGACAAAGTATTAAGACCTGGTATGACAGCTTTTGTGCAGTTTAAATAA